The nucleotide sequence GGTATGACCAATTTGAACCACGTTGTAGCTTTGACCATCCCAATTAATTGGCGTGTTGGGAATCAAATTTATAACTGGGGAACTGATAGAATCAGCGATGGTCTGCGACGAAACCATCAAGTTGTAAGTTGTTCCCGAAAGTTGGTCACAAAAAACTCTGCACCGTTCTGGCTCAACCAAGAGGGTTGCCTTTAAATCCACATAAATTTTTTCAGTGGCAACCAGTTGGTAAATTTCATCTGCACTAACTTTATTAGCTTTATATAGCAATTCCCGAAGAGTTATTCCAGGTTGTTCCTGAATTATTGCTCTTATAAGTTGTGTTTGATTCGGATTTATACTATCAACACAATTTCGGTAATAGTCTTCTAGGAAGGTAATGTTGCGATATAGAACCCAATTAATTTGGTCATCTGACTGGATGTGAAAGTCAAATCCAAACTGCGCTGCGTGTTCAGATGCTGGTGGCGAATACCACTTCAAATCTTCTCCCTTACTGTAACGATGGGGGTGTTTAAAAATCAGCGATTTGAGTTCACTTAGAGTTTTACACTCTACCCAACCAGCACTGTTTGTTCTGATGACAAAAAAGTCTGGGGTGTAAAAGAATCCAATATTTCGCCCAGAGACTCCTTGATAATTAATCTTGAATGCAGGGGGTTGGTCGTAAAATTCTAAGATATCTTCATCATGCTCCAGTGAGTAAATGAAGGGAAGCTCGACTTTGTGGGACTCAAATTGGATGGTTTGCCCCATCTTTTTACTGGGGTAAAAACCTGACACATTTTTTCTCCCTCCTCCTACACGCCGTGCAGGTTCTTTTGAACGGATGTCGGCGAGAGTTTTGCGCCCTAGTAGCGATAGGTTTTGACGACTACACCAGCTATCAAACTCGTCAGGTGTGAGCATTTTTTCTCCCCCTGAAATTTGAATTGAAGACGCAACTCACAACATATGTCTTGTTGTTATAGCAGTGGTAGGAGTGCTGTCACCCAATTCATTGCTCTCGACACTGGTCTGAGCGCTTCAGTTCATTGTAATTCTTACTACCGATTTGAAATCTTAAGAAAGTACATTTTTGGCAAGCTTATGGTAACAATTTTGCTTGACGGCAATATTATGGTTCTAATTGCTGAAAAATGACTAAAAGTGTCTAACGGACACATCAGCATTTCAGCCACTGTAGCGGCAATATTATGGTTCCAGGCGTGGCAATCTTATCCTTCCACCGACACAAAGGTTACAGCCGTCGCGTGGCGGCTGGTGACAGCTTCGCTACTTTTACCCCAAATTGCATCTTCATCAAGAAACGGTATAACACCTCAAAAAAATATCCAAAAGGTCAATTCCCTAGCTTTGACTTGGTAGCTAAAATTTCTGGTAAACGCAATTTTCATCGTTATGAGCCTTTACCAGAAAAATCTACCAGACAACCAGATGACGGCTAACTCGACATTAATTGAGGTGTCATCTTTAAGAGCACCCCTAGCCAGTATTGACTTTGGCAAGTTATTTCAACAGTATAACAATCCCCAAGGTTGGATGATGGTTGGCGGAATGTTGGTAGTTTTACTGTTGTTGCAAATCAGTGGTACTGGTAAAGGCAAAATCACTACTGGTAGGGTGTGCGGTACTGCCGAGAAACTAGCAGCAACTAACCTAGCACTCAAGCACATCGAGGAGCATAAACACAATAAAGTTACTCTGTGGTCTGGTACTCCTCGCTATTGGGTAAAAGGCAAGTGGCGGGGGTTGCTGGCTAATCTGCAAACTATGCTTGGTGCTGCACCTACAGTTTGGTTTCCCAATGCCGAAAGGGGAACACTGGTAATAGGTGCGCCTGGGTCTGGGAAAACTTACTCAACCATAGACCGGATGTTAGAAAGTGCGATGCAGCAAGGTTTCCCAATTTTACTTTACGACAAGAAGGGCGACCAGATGCGATTACACGCACCCCTAGCTGCACGTTATGGCTACAAAGTACGAGTATTTGCCCCCGGTGAACCCTTTAGCGGTGTTATTAATCCCTTGGATTATATGCGTGATGCACGGGATGGGGTGATGGCGGGGGAAATTGGACAAGTGATTAACCGCAATGCTGCTAGTGGTGGTAAAAGTGATGAGTTCTTTGCTAAAGCTGGGGACTTGTTAGCTAAAGCACTATTGCAGTTAGTTAAGGGTTCACCTTACCCAGATATGGCGATGCTTTATGCTGTGCTGCGGTTGCCAAAATTGGTGCAGCGTCTTGACCATGCGGTACAGTCTCAAAGGTTGGATGAATGGGTGGCAACTTCGTTTATTCAATTTTTGAGTGCCAAGGATGCAGAGAAGACTATTTCCGGGATTTTGACGACAGCAGCAGGTACTTTCTCATCTTTCATTCAAGCTGACTTGCTGAGGGCATTTATCGGTAAATCAGATATTCCCACTAAGTTGTCAGGTAGAGAAATGGTGGTGTTCAAGCTGGATGATGAACGCCGCAGTGTGGTTGGCCCTCTGTTGGCAGCTGCAATGCACTTGATGATTGTTGGTAATTTGAGCCGTCCCCGCAAAGACCCGTTGATTATTTCTTTGGATGAGTTGCCATCAATTAAGCTAGACCGGCTGCCACAATGGATTAATGAATATCGTTCTAATGGTGCTTGTTTTATTCTGGGTATCCAAAGTTTAGAGCAACTTTACGATATTTATGGGGATAAAATGGGAAGTGCGATCGCATCGGCTTGCAGTACCCACGTTTTGTTCAACCCTGGTAACTACAAAACGGCTGAGGATTACTCAAAGCGTTACGGTGAGAAAGAAGTGCTGATTAAAAATCGTACCACGGGGCGATCGCTTGGCGGACAAATGAGCCGTTCCATTAGCTGGAGTGAGAATTTGCAAAAGATGCCTGTCATCAGTGCTGACGAAATTTTGAAGTTTCCGCAAGGTAAGTGCGTAATTACCAGTCCTGGGTATGGTTCAGGGGGACAAGCTTCTATTCCTTATCCTTTAATTATTCCTGTGTCGAAAGCCGATGAACAACGAGCCAAGGAAAGTGAGGCTCTTTGGGACACACAAGTTAGACCTGCTTTGTCAAGTCAGGTGACAATTCCTGATATTAAAATGCTAACACAAGCATTACATGAACGGATTGAGGAAGCAGGGCGGATGTTGCCATTGCCAGATGAAGATGTAGCAACAGCACAGGAATCTAGTAGTAGTGAACCTGATGTTTTGGACAATTTTACTAGGCGAGTTTATCAAACACCAGGATTGCAAGGATAAGAGGTTGGTAGCTTTTTAAAAGCAAAATATTGTTGGATTTTGGGTTGCTCACGGCGTAGAATATTCAGTGCTTGCTGCTGGATTTAGACAGATTTTTTTCGCTTGTTTAGGTTGTATTTTCCCAGTTTAATTCGGTGTTATAAGCTATCGTGTCTGTAATTTTCCAAAGCATTACAGAGTTACCAAAAATTAATACTGAATCTCATTAAGAGAATATCACCTTTTGCTCTTAACTTTCTTCAGTGCTGCTTGTCGTATTTCTGCATTGAGCAAATAACCAAAACCTACCTTTTCTAAACGCAGCACAAATTCCTCTCGTGTATTGCCCAATTTACTAGCTGTAGCATCCAAATTCCAATTATGCTCCGCTAACTGACTCAGCAAATAAACTCGGCGAGTCTGCATTCCTGATAATCGGTAAGTCTTCAAGTACTCCAATTCACCATTTTCTCGAATAATCGCTTCCCCAATATGATTTTCTTCCTTGGGGTTGAGGTCAGTAATAAATCGTTGTAACATGAAGGAACCAGCAGTATAGACTTTTTGGGAAATTAACTTGCGTCCTAACAGTCCATCTGCCATGAAACCCTGAAACGATGCCCAATCTGAACGCATATCTTGTACTGCTGCTCTCAAAGCTGTTAAATCATTAATTTTCGACTCATCTAAAGATACACTCATGGGGAAAGTAGTATCGTGCAGTAAAGCGTATTGATATAATAATTCACCATAAAAATCTTCTAACAAGCTATTGTGCAAAAGCCGATAATCCTCTGGTGTCGGGACTACAAAAGCTGATGCTAATGCTTCGGCAACAAATACCAATACCCCAACCTGTCCTGAGTGAATTTCAAATACCCGCAAAGCATCTTCAAGTCCAGCAATATAACGTCCACTAAAAGAGCTTTCCATTCGGCTACCTAGCCCATGAGAAAGGGCATATTTAGAATATTCACTCCAGGCAATATCAGGGCCAGAAAAAAACATTGATAAAAACCCTTCCATTGCCAAGTGCAGTGGCAAAAATCTCAGTTGATTACTAGATTCCCGCTTCACCATCCGGTGCATCAACCGCACACTGGCACAACCATAGTTGAGCTGCTTACCATCTGTTTTAAAAAGCTGTCCCCCAAAAGCCCCCACAGGACTGCCGTCATCAGTCCAAGACAACACTAGTCCGTGAGGAATATAGGAAAAATATTTCATGCCTGGTGCTGTCATTTCTCCTGCTAAGGAAACAACTGCTAAATCTTCATCGTAGCTACGACGCAGCAAGCGCAAGTCGTTACGTACTTGATGGCGCAATAATGGCACAATACGCACTGCTCCGCGTATTTGAGAAGGAGCAATTTCTAGCCCTTTGAGTGATATATCTGCTAACAGTTTGCTTTTGGATGCCATAAGGTAAGTAAAATTACTCGTATATTTCCTTTTTTTTCTTCTCTCTAGCAAATCAAGGATGCAAAATCAAAAAATGTTTAATTAATTTTGCATAATTAATTGTCAATCAAGATTTAATTTTTAATTGTTTAAGTAGGTGAACGTGAGATAACCAAAATGTGTAACATTTTGTAAAATTGCCTTGATGCGTTATTCTGGTTGAGTTTTAGCTATTTTACAAAACGATATATATTTTGTTTTTTCTCCGTCTACCTACTTAACAGTCCTGGAGTTTGGGAGTTTTTGTTGCTGTACCGCTTAACATCTGCTTTACTCGCTCTGCTAAATATGCTTCCAGTTCGGCTAAAGATGCAGAACCTTCAGCAAACCGAGCAAAACCCAACATCGTAGGTAAATCTTCTGCATCTCGTAATCCTACTGTGGGAATTGCGGGACTCAGGGGATGTAAAGAAAAGTCATCAGCATTGTAGACAGGATTGCAATGAATAATGGAAGTTTTTTGTTTAGAGTCTAAACGATGACGATATACACGCAAAATTTCCGATGCTCCACTGGGAGGGTCGTTTTCCCAACCATCAGTTACAAGTACTACCAAATCTGCACCCCAGTCCAAAGCATCCAGTAGTGGTGTAGCTAGGTCTGTTTGTCCACAAGGTAGAATCAGCAGTGGATCACTGGTTGATGCTGTCCAAAACGCTTGGTATTCCTGGGATGCAGCTTTTAGTAGGTAATGAGCAGCTAAGGCTACCCCTAGAGGACGACGATGTTTTTCGGTTGAACCTGAACTGGAGTAACTGCAATCCAGGACTGCGGCTACTCGTCCTAGTTTGAGGGGTGATTTTCTTAATGTGAAGGCAGCAGATTTCTCTAATGCTTGGTTTAAGATATCCCACTGTTGTTTGCGAGTATCCAATGGCAAGGATAGGATATAGAGGGCCAAACGAGTTAGAGGGAGACGACCTAAATTGATGTCGATTTCTACTTCTGTGCGGTTGGCTGAACTTTGAAAGCGCAATTTTTCATTCAAGGTCATTTGCTCTTGAATACGGGATAAAAAGACCTCTCGCTTAATTCCATGTTTCGCTGCTAAACCTTCGGCAACTGTAAAGGGTAGTTGATAAATTGCTTGAGCGCTATAGTGTGCTTGGCGAAATGTCTCGAATAATTCTGTTTGATAAACTTGCTGCTTCCATTTTCCAAAGAGAAAATTACCTAATTCCCCTGGTAGGCTTAGGTGAGCATGGGAGGCGATCGCTCGAAATTTGGAGCGATACTTTACAGCATCAAAGTTTATGTCACGTTTTTGCTGGAGATAATCACGTGCGATCGCTCTGCTACGACGATTATTAATACTTCTTTTCCGTAATTGTTGCAGTACGTCCCAACCTCGTTGTGGTGGTAAGGCTGTTAATGCTGCGGCAATTAATGCACCTTCTTCTTGGCGATGTTCTGGAGGTGTATGTTTTCCTGTTGCTAGTAACTTGAGGATAATCTGCGCTTGGTTGAAGTGGTTAATCCCTGCTGCCAATGTTCGGGTATAGAGTAAGCGGTAATTACCTAAAATATAGTCGTGCAAAAAGTCAATAGATACGCGCTGCCCATAACTATCACCGTAGAATTCACGCTGTCCTGTGCAAGCGAGGCAGGCATTAATGAACATGACTAAATCTTCCCTTGCCACTTGCTGATGTTGGTTAGCCCAATTAATGTCCATTTTTGGCATAGTGGCTTTCTTTGAAGGGGGTACTGTTCGGGGAATGACGGCACGACAAGCTAGGATAGCATTACAGGCTAGGTTCGGAAGTCGCACCAAAGTCCCGCAAACAGTATTAATCACTATTTTACGTTCTCAATTAGAAAATGGCTATAGGAATCCAACTTGAATCTTACTAAGTATACTGAGGTTCTAAGCTCTATCACGCAAGGCTTCGATTTTCTCAGATGCATCAAAAATTCATTCAATAGAAATCCTATAGTAGTTAAAGTAACGGGAGCAAATTCATGAGATACGCCCTGAATTTACCCATACGCAACTTGCACAGATAACTTTTACGGCACTAGTACACAGCAAGTGCTGTTATTTATCAACATTGTTTTGCCACACCTCTTTGAGAAACTTTTTTAACTCTTCTAAAATCACAGGTAAATCGCTATCAATTTCTTGGGTTTCTTGCCCCTTTGTAATTCGATGGAATAGACGACCTCGACTGTCAAAACCAATTTTATCCGCAACTGCCATAAAGATTGAGTAGTCTTTTGGTACTGGTAAATCCCCACCTTTACGTTTAAGAATCAAAAAGCTGGTGACAATTCCTAATCCACATTCTACCTGAAAATTTTCAGAAGGTAACTGAACGGAAGCAATTAGCAAAGCCATATCTTCTAATAGCCATCTGCGAAAATATGCTTGGTTAGATGAAGAAAGAATCCCGTTAGACACCAAAACACAGACGATTTCACCAGGTTGCACTTGATTTAAGCATTGTTCTACAAATAAGCATTCCTGCTCTACTTGGGTTTTCAACTTAGATGTGATAACGTAGCTTCCGTTTTCTTGTTCTTGCCATTTGTAAGCCATTTCAAATCGAGCTAGTTCTAAATCTGAAGCAGGATTAATTTTGCAATAAGGAGGATTGGCAAGTGCTACAGTAGGTAAGGAAATTGGCAGAGGAGGATTAATAACACAATTTTGAAACAGTTGTTTCCAATCATTAATTGTACTTTTCATCAGAATAAACTCCCTTGCAACGTATTTACTGTTTTGTTTTTTTCGTATTTAATGCCATTAATAATTAAGCTATTACTTCGCCGAGGCTTAGGTGTCGATGCTGGAATTTCGTATGTTAAATTTGGTCGTATAAAAGAAATACCTCTACCAGTCAAGGTGTCACCTATTATTAAATCTCCACCTAAACTAGGAATAGGCAATGCGTAACCGTTCAGGGGGTATAAAGAAGACGAAAAACCATCCTCAAAATCAAGCAATAAAATTAGGCCGCATTCAACAAGTCAGAATCATCAGAACAAGTAGCAGTTTCTGGAAGTAAAGAAGGTGCAGTTTTAGCACCACGAGCCGCAACAACAGCCTGAGTCATAAACTCCAAAACATTGCGCTTTTGGGACTTGAGAGTTGTCAACACAGTTAACATCCGAGCCACAAAAACACTACCAGCCTGAGTTTGAGAGCCAAAACTAGTCCGTCGCCAGATTACAGCAGGACGAATAGCTCGTTCAGCAGCATTATTAGTGGGTTCGACACTAACAGTTGTCACAAATAACCACATCGCTGACTCAACTTTGAGCAGTTGACGACAAGTGCGAACTGTTTTTGCCAAGGGTGTTTTTTCCCGTGCTGTAATCTGGTATTCGTCAGCTTCAAGCAACGTGGCTCTGATGGATGAGCGAATCTCCTGAACCAACTCCACAAAATCACCACGAGATAAAGTACCATCTCGGACTCGATGCCAAAGTTCAAACAACTTCTCTTGTTGTTTCACCAGAATTGTTCCCAATTCTGCCGAGACTCCAGAACGTTCCGATATTTTGATAAATTCCCGACGCAGATGCGCCCAACACAATTGCCGTCGTTCTAAATCTACCCAGTTGTAAGCCCCATGACGGTCAGAGTTCAAAATTCCCCTGAAGTTTTCACCCAATAAATTTTTTGCCCCTTGGGTACAACGGGTCAGGGCTATTTCAAAAAATGTAACTAGGGGGGTGACTGCAACCCATAACCAGGCTCTTCGTTGTTCAGGATTAAAGCCGTCAATATTTCCTTGATTAAAGCTGGTTTCATCCGCTCCGACGATGTTTGCGTTTTGAATATATAGTTTGGCTTCATCTACACAGGTTGCCACGGCATTACTCGCTTCCAGCCGCAGTCTGTTGACGGTTCCCAATGATATTGAGATTCCAAATACTTCTTGCATGGCACTTTGTACCATTCTTTGACTATTGCGGTACACTCCACTCAGAAGTGCCACTAGTGCTACTACTCTGACTCCGTAACCACTTGGGTTCACATCTTCTGGTAATATGGCACGGGTCTTAGTGCCACATCCTATACAGGTCAATTGATGCAAACGATGCTCGATGACTATGGGACTAATGGGTGGAATTTCTACTATCTGATGCCGATAGGGGTTTGTGTCAACTCCCGTAAGGGTGGCTCCACAATTACCGCATTCTTCTGGATGATGATCTATTACTGAGCTACATTCTTCGATTGGGTACAAGTCCCGACTATTTCCTTTGTGACCGGGCTGACCCCCTCGCTTTTTACCGCTTTTTGTCTTTTGCCACTTTTTTCCAAATCCTGGTGGGTCACTTGAGGGTGGTGATGATGAGTTAACGGAAGTCCGATTGATTTTTTCTAATAATTGTTCTTGAACACTCAGGACTTCCGTTAGTTTCTTTGACTGTTGTTCTATTTGCTGCGCCATCTCCTCCACCAGTTTTTTGACACTGGTTGGAGTCTTTCCCCAATCTTCTGCGGGTATCTGCTCTACATGATTTAGGCGCTTTTGTTCCATATCTCTGAATTTATCAGATTTTGGGGTCATCTTTAACGATCGCTCTTCTAACCCCCTGAACGGTTACGGCAATGCAAAATAGGGAGCATAAAGCATGAAGTTTAAACTCGCTATTTTCATTAGCAGTACATCCAATTCCCAGCCTGTCAAACTAATGGCATAATTTGACATCTCCAATGCTAATCTTCCCGTACCTAGTGCAGGTTCGTAAACATGAACTGGTGGTCGAATAGTAGAACTGGAAACTGTTGCAATAGCCATTGCTCTTGCTGTCCAAGTAGGAGTAGGATAAAACTTCGCTCTTGATTGCCCGTAGCGTTCAGTAGCTAATAAATGACCTAAATAGTCGAAAGGACAAGTTATTAAAAGCTTTAATTGCAATTCTTTCACAAGGCGGTTTTCTGCACCAGCACATCCTTCTGGTTCTGGAGAATTTATAGTAATACTGGGATGCCCTAAAGCATAAAGTAACCAGTCAGTGAAATAGGGAATGAACCTGACAAAACTACCATATCCACTTTTGGGAATAGCTTGCAGACAGCTTTTTACCATCTGCAAAGCTTGAGGATGCCCTAAGTCTAAAAACTCAGTTTGTGGGATTTCTGTAGGTAGTTTTTCAGTTTCCATTGTCCAGCGCCATTGTTCCCACCTACCCTGATATTCATCGTCTAGTTTGAGTAGTTCTGGTAGTAGCCACCCATGTTCACAAGATTTGAGTATCATTGGCATTAGTTATAATCTGTATTTGCCAATGAGTGAGGCATTAGCCTCTTAAATTTTGACTTCCGCAATATCTTCTAAATCAATCATTGAGGATAATTCAGGAATAACTAAATTTGATTGTGGTTTATTTTTTTGAGATTGACTCAGTAATTTAATTAACCATTTTTCAGTCTGCCTATGAGCCTTTTTATTCCAACGTACATCTAATCTTTGGGCTGGTTTAACAGGATGTAATGCTAAAACCACGAGTTGTATTTGGTTAGGTTCTACTGAGTATTGTCTAGCCGTAGTCCACAACTTTACCCGGTCTTGCCAGCTTAAATCTGGATGGCGTGCAGCCCATTCATAAAGTCTAGGGATACCTTGTTTGAAAGCTATATTTGTTAATACTTGAATAAAGTGGTTTTCGTTATTAATCGTTAAAGGTGCAATCACTGGATTATCGACTAATAGCTTCTTGCGAGTTTGAAATATTTCTGGTGCAAGTTCCTCTACTTGAGAAACCCACAAAGCTATTTGAGGATAGGCTTTGAATAAAGGTTCTATAGGAAGTCCTAGAAATATTTGTCTCATCACTAATTGGAAGTTGGTTGCAACTGTAGGGTCGAATGCAGAACTATTTGGATGAGATTTTTGACTTGGAAATAAGAGTGATTGCTGTGTTTTAGTAATTTGTTGAATATCAGCAAGATTAATTATCGGCATGGTTGGGATAAAATTACATCTCTCCCATGCAGCGATAAGCTGCTGTGTTCTTTTTGTGTAAGCATTCAGCTATCAGCAGTCAGCTAAACAGGACAAGTTAGGCTACCTGCTATTAAGAAACTTGATGATTTTAGCTAAGTACCTGTACAAAATTAATTTCCTATCTTTTCATTCTGTGTCCTTCATTAGATAAGGCACACAGGCAAAAGAGAGGTGCAATTTATTTGGCATGAGTACTTATCAGAACTCTTCAGGGCTACTAAAAAATCACACCGGACTGACAGTACAGTGTGGGTAGTTTATTAAGTACCTGGACAGCATTAATTACATATTAGTTATGTACCAATCCTTTGCCATTCAAGGATTTCAGACGAGATTTTTGTGTAATTAATTTCGTCCGATTACTTATGTTAAAGATTCAGACAGCAAGCCCGACATATCTAATACTCGCTCAGACCAAACACCAGACTGTTCTGCAACTTCAGTACGCACTTTTTCATCCACCCAAATGTCATCCCAACTTAATTCCCACATTGCCAGTTGAACTTGAATATTCACCAATTCCTCAGCTTGAAGAGGTTCTATTTCTGCTGCTGTCCACTCGATAAACCACTTGGTTTCTGAAATTATACTGGTCACTGCTTCTTTATAAGCAATATGAGAAAATGATCTAATACGTGCTAAATTAGCAGCTATATGTCCTAAGCGATTTGGTATATTGTTGTCGCGTTGAAAGCGTGCTTGTTTTTCATCTAAATTCTGGTTCATGACCACCTATTAGTCTTTGAGTAATTTGCGTCACACGTTCTCGTATTGCAGGGTCTTGAATTATCATCGAGCGATTATTTTGACGCTTGGCGAATATTAATAATTAACTCGTAAGCCATTTTTTGTGTAAATGGTATCCAGTCTGCACCCCAAATGTCTTTCTGCTTGCTACCATCTTTCAATAATGCTGCTTCGCACTCAGCGTGTTGCTGTCCACCTCCTGCAAGAATCCCTTTCTCTACATCTACTGCTATTTTGATATCAACTTCCAAAGTTTGCAGCATTTCCTCAACTTGTTTGAGAGTCGCACGCTCCTTGATAATAAGTATCAATTTTTTACCTCATTTTCCATATTGTTACTATTTTTTACAACACAACCATAAGATAAAAGGTTGGTTATTTTCGCTTTGCTACAATAGCTCTTTAAATCCTACCCTGTGAGTACGTTGTCGAGGGTAGGTATTGCCGCGAAATAATTTAACAACTAGAAGATGTTAAGTTGCAGGTGTAGAAACTGCATCTAACAACACTAAACCCATTTGCTTCAATAAAGCAGTGTTACCGTCAGGGCAGCCATGTTGAATTAGGCACTTAGCACAGCCAGTATCGCAATTGCAATCTCGTGCTATTACCCCAGCAACCTCAGCAAGTTTTGGCAGATGCTTAAACACAGCCTCAGCCGCACCATTCCCGCCATCACTGGTATCATAAAAATAACTAGTGTAATTGTTATTTTCCCCTATTTCCTTCACCACTGTAAAATTCACCTGTTTGGGGTCAACTCTAGCTATAAGCTGTAATGCTCTCATAATTTGATGCCCAAAGCTGTGGATGGCAATTAAGGTACTGGAATATTCCCACAATTGTTGATAACCAGAAGGAATTGGTTCTTTACTGCGGGTTAAACTACTTCTAGTTTCTTTAGCAAACTCCTGGATGTATTCCCGCGCACTTGAGTTAATTCCTACTTTAACCATTGGGGCTGAAAACTGGGTCCGGAAAGGCTGCTCAAACTTCTCTTCTGACAGGGTTTTGACAATTACGGCTTTGCGGGTGACTTTGCGACACAGGGGACAACGCGGTTGTTTAGATACAGCGTTTCCGGCTATTATGAGGTACAGTAGCAGCAACTAGCAAACCAGTTTCTTAATTGTTGAGGATTTATTAAGTCGAGTGCAACTGAGATTAGTTTATCAACCATTTCCGTTGTAGTTGGAGCGAAACGGCGTAGAAAAGATTTAAGTTGTGACCACCATAATTCAATTGGATTAAAATCGGGAGAGTATGAGGATAAACAAATAACTTTCGCGCCTACAGCTTCAATCATTAGCACAATTGAATCTAGTTTATGTGCGGATAAATTATCCATGACTACTACTGCTCCTGACCATAAATTTGGCACTAAAAACTTCTCAACAAATAATTCAAATGCCCTGCCATCCATTGAATTATTCATTGTCATTAATGCAACTACTTTGTTAATACTAATTGCTCCAATTACTGTAACTTTTGAACCTCTATAGAAGGGGTTAAGAGAGTAAGCTCTTGTTCCCATTTGTGAACGGGCATGAGTCCTCGTTAACCCAAGTAGAACGCCAGTTTCGTCCAAAAATACTAAATTTTCTGGCTCTATATGTTTGACCTTTTCCCAATAATCTAATCTTAAATTTAAGACTCTAAGAGTCCCGGCTTGGGTACTCCGCTTTGTTTTTTTTTACGATTTAATCCTAATTTCTGTAAGGCCCGACACATTGCACTTCGACCCACCCAATTACCAGTCTTGTCTGCCAAGAATTCACATAACTCTATCAATGTTGCATCTGGATGTGCTTCAACTAATTCCCTTAACTCTACTTCCGCATTTGTTAAATGACTAAATTGTGGTTTCCCTCGCGGCTTTGGTTGTAAATTTCCTTCAAGTTTTTGTTGCTTTACAAGCTTTTGCACTAAACTCTTTGAGACGGAAAATATGTTAGCTACTTTCCTGATTGAGATGTTTTTTTGAAGATGTGCTGCAACTATTTTTTCTCGAAACTCGACAGAGTATGACTTCATTTAAAGGTATTTATATTTTAATTTAGTGTACCTCATAACAGACGCAAGTGCTGTAAGGG is from Cylindrospermum stagnale PCC 7417 and encodes:
- a CDS encoding type IV secretory system conjugative DNA transfer family protein, with the translated sequence MSLYQKNLPDNQMTANSTLIEVSSLRAPLASIDFGKLFQQYNNPQGWMMVGGMLVVLLLLQISGTGKGKITTGRVCGTAEKLAATNLALKHIEEHKHNKVTLWSGTPRYWVKGKWRGLLANLQTMLGAAPTVWFPNAERGTLVIGAPGSGKTYSTIDRMLESAMQQGFPILLYDKKGDQMRLHAPLAARYGYKVRVFAPGEPFSGVINPLDYMRDARDGVMAGEIGQVINRNAASGGKSDEFFAKAGDLLAKALLQLVKGSPYPDMAMLYAVLRLPKLVQRLDHAVQSQRLDEWVATSFIQFLSAKDAEKTISGILTTAAGTFSSFIQADLLRAFIGKSDIPTKLSGREMVVFKLDDERRSVVGPLLAAAMHLMIVGNLSRPRKDPLIISLDELPSIKLDRLPQWINEYRSNGACFILGIQSLEQLYDIYGDKMGSAIASACSTHVLFNPGNYKTAEDYSKRYGEKEVLIKNRTTGRSLGGQMSRSISWSENLQKMPVISADEILKFPQGKCVITSPGYGSGGQASIPYPLIIPVSKADEQRAKESEALWDTQVRPALSSQVTIPDIKMLTQALHERIEEAGRMLPLPDEDVATAQESSSSEPDVLDNFTRRVYQTPGLQG
- a CDS encoding N-6 DNA methylase yields the protein MKSTINDWKQLFQNCVINPPLPISLPTVALANPPYCKINPASDLELARFEMAYKWQEQENGSYVITSKLKTQVEQECLFVEQCLNQVQPGEIVCVLVSNGILSSSNQAYFRRWLLEDMALLIASVQLPSENFQVECGLGIVTSFLILKRKGGDLPVPKDYSIFMAVADKIGFDSRGRLFHRITKGQETQEIDSDLPVILEELKKFLKEVWQNNVDK
- a CDS encoding transposase is translated as MDETGVLLGLTRTHARSQMGTRAYSLNPFYRGSKVTVIGAISINKVVALMTMNNSMDGRAFELFVEKFLVPNLWSGAVVVMDNLSAHKLDSIVLMIEAVGAKVICLSSYSPDFNPIELWWSQLKSFLRRFAPTTTEMVDKLISVALDLINPQQLRNWFASCCYCTS
- a CDS encoding ARPP-2 domain-containing protein, whose product is MASKSKLLADISLKGLEIAPSQIRGAVRIVPLLRHQVRNDLRLLRRSYDEDLAVVSLAGEMTAPGMKYFSYIPHGLVLSWTDDGSPVGAFGGQLFKTDGKQLNYGCASVRLMHRMVKRESSNQLRFLPLHLAMEGFLSMFFSGPDIAWSEYSKYALSHGLGSRMESSFSGRYIAGLEDALRVFEIHSGQVGVLVFVAEALASAFVVPTPEDYRLLHNSLLEDFYGELLYQYALLHDTTFPMSVSLDESKINDLTALRAAVQDMRSDWASFQGFMADGLLGRKLISQKVYTAGSFMLQRFITDLNPKEENHIGEAIIRENGELEYLKTYRLSGMQTRRVYLLSQLAEHNWNLDATASKLGNTREEFVLRLEKVGFGYLLNAEIRQAALKKVKSKR
- the tnpC gene encoding IS66 family transposase; translated protein: MEQKRLNHVEQIPAEDWGKTPTSVKKLVEEMAQQIEQQSKKLTEVLSVQEQLLEKINRTSVNSSSPPSSDPPGFGKKWQKTKSGKKRGGQPGHKGNSRDLYPIEECSSVIDHHPEECGNCGATLTGVDTNPYRHQIVEIPPISPIVIEHRLHQLTCIGCGTKTRAILPEDVNPSGYGVRVVALVALLSGVYRNSQRMVQSAMQEVFGISISLGTVNRLRLEASNAVATCVDEAKLYIQNANIVGADETSFNQGNIDGFNPEQRRAWLWVAVTPLVTFFEIALTRCTQGAKNLLGENFRGILNSDRHGAYNWVDLERRQLCWAHLRREFIKISERSGVSAELGTILVKQQEKLFELWHRVRDGTLSRGDFVELVQEIRSSIRATLLEADEYQITAREKTPLAKTVRTCRQLLKVESAMWLFVTTVSVEPTNNAAERAIRPAVIWRRTSFGSQTQAGSVFVARMLTVLTTLKSQKRNVLEFMTQAVVAARGAKTAPSLLPETATCSDDSDLLNAA
- a CDS encoding Zn-binding domain-containing protein translates to MLLLYLIIAGNAVSKQPRCPLCRKVTRKAVIVKTLSEEKFEQPFRTQFSAPMVKVGINSSAREYIQEFAKETRSSLTRSKEPIPSGYQQLWEYSSTLIAIHSFGHQIMRALQLIARVDPKQVNFTVVKEIGENNNYTSYFYDTSDGGNGAAEAVFKHLPKLAEVAGVIARDCNCDTGCAKCLIQHGCPDGNTALLKQMGLVLLDAVSTPAT